From one Actinopolyspora saharensis genomic stretch:
- a CDS encoding deoxyribonuclease IV has product MQIGAHVRDEDPLEAAAERDADVVQFFLSDPQGWKAPQPHPQAERLRESELKVFVHSPYVINVASLNNRVRIPSRKAVVQQARAAAEVGASGVVVHGGHVTKNDDPAEGVANWRKVFERQETEGGFDVPVLIENTAGGANAMARGFDDLARLWDAVGEFGAGFCLDTCHAHAAGEDLVGIVERVRSITGRLDLVHLNDSRDEFGSWRDRHTNIGSGTVDPEVLREVCSSAGAPVVVETPAEGQAADISFLRG; this is encoded by the coding sequence ATGCAGATCGGGGCCCACGTCCGCGACGAGGATCCGCTGGAGGCCGCGGCCGAGCGCGATGCCGATGTCGTGCAGTTCTTCCTCTCCGACCCGCAGGGCTGGAAGGCACCGCAACCACATCCGCAGGCCGAGCGCCTGAGGGAGTCCGAGCTGAAGGTGTTCGTCCACTCGCCGTACGTCATCAACGTCGCCTCGCTGAACAACCGCGTGCGGATACCCTCCCGCAAGGCGGTGGTGCAGCAGGCGCGGGCCGCCGCCGAGGTCGGTGCGTCCGGGGTGGTGGTCCACGGTGGACACGTCACCAAGAACGACGATCCGGCCGAGGGCGTCGCGAACTGGCGCAAGGTGTTCGAGCGCCAGGAGACGGAGGGCGGCTTCGATGTCCCGGTGCTGATCGAGAACACCGCCGGGGGCGCCAACGCCATGGCGCGCGGATTCGACGACCTGGCCAGGCTCTGGGACGCGGTCGGCGAGTTCGGGGCCGGCTTCTGCCTGGACACCTGCCACGCGCACGCCGCGGGCGAGGACCTGGTCGGGATCGTGGAGCGGGTACGTTCGATCACGGGACGGCTGGACCTGGTCCACCTCAACGACTCGCGGGACGAGTTCGGCTCCTGGCGCGACCGGCACACCAACATCGGCTCCGGCACCGTGGACCCGGAGGTGTTGCGCGAGGTGTGCTCCAGCGCCGGGGCGCCGGTGGTCGTGGAGACGCCCGCGGAGGGGCAGGCGGCCGATATCTCCTTCCTTCGGGGGTAG
- a CDS encoding glycosyltransferase 87 family protein, whose translation MLAGLTMLLGYAHKARCTGPTFDESGSSGPELWKRSYGVVCYSDLQQLWGSRNLDEMVVPYVNGGITDSGQLYGGVVEYPVLIGVLIWLGSLLVSTDAGFLAASALLLAPFGLLTAWWLGRLSRWRALIWALGPPLVLYSFHNWDLAAAACAVAAVYTVHRAGSGPPRRAAVFAAVLLGLGAAVKFYPGIFAVPLALYVLTGGPRGDSPPERARRFDVRGALRVLVVTAGTFVLVNLPFAVLGFQGWLASFRFQMQRAVDVSTNSIWYWGLRPLVEEDRFESLVGVLSPALILLSFALACSLGMRRRALTGTFPWIAVSAAMLCGFLLFHKVHSPQFVLWLLPFFVLLRVPAGWVVAYLLADAAMGIGFFRWMYLINAEEPYSIYQSLAAQAVVIGVWGRAALLVGLFVAFLRAPETPREPAAVGSGAPAVNS comes from the coding sequence GTGCTGGCCGGGCTGACGATGCTGCTCGGCTACGCGCACAAGGCCCGCTGCACGGGCCCCACCTTCGACGAGTCGGGCAGCTCCGGACCGGAGCTGTGGAAGCGCTCCTACGGGGTGGTGTGCTACTCGGACCTGCAGCAGCTGTGGGGCTCGCGGAACCTCGACGAGATGGTCGTGCCGTACGTGAACGGCGGGATCACCGACAGCGGGCAGCTGTACGGCGGCGTGGTCGAGTACCCGGTGCTGATCGGTGTGCTCATCTGGCTCGGTTCGCTGCTCGTGTCCACCGACGCGGGCTTCCTCGCCGCCTCGGCCCTGCTGCTGGCGCCGTTCGGACTGCTCACCGCGTGGTGGCTCGGCCGGTTGAGCAGGTGGCGAGCCCTGATCTGGGCCTTGGGGCCGCCGCTGGTGCTGTACTCCTTCCACAACTGGGACCTGGCCGCCGCGGCGTGCGCGGTCGCGGCGGTGTACACGGTGCACAGAGCGGGCAGCGGTCCCCCGCGAAGAGCTGCCGTGTTCGCGGCGGTCCTGCTGGGGCTGGGCGCGGCCGTGAAGTTCTACCCCGGGATTTTCGCGGTTCCGCTGGCGCTGTACGTGCTCACCGGAGGCCCGCGGGGGGACTCCCCGCCGGAGCGGGCGCGGCGCTTCGACGTGCGCGGCGCGCTGCGCGTGCTCGTCGTGACCGCGGGGACCTTCGTGCTGGTGAACCTCCCCTTCGCCGTGCTGGGCTTCCAGGGGTGGCTGGCCTCGTTCCGCTTCCAGATGCAGCGCGCGGTGGACGTCAGCACCAACTCGATCTGGTACTGGGGGCTGCGCCCGCTGGTGGAGGAGGACCGGTTCGAGTCCCTGGTTGGGGTGCTTTCCCCGGCGCTGATCCTGCTCTCCTTCGCGCTGGCCTGCTCGCTCGGCATGCGCAGGCGAGCGCTGACGGGGACGTTCCCGTGGATCGCCGTGTCCGCGGCGATGCTGTGCGGGTTCCTGCTGTTCCACAAGGTGCACTCGCCGCAGTTCGTGCTCTGGTTGCTGCCGTTCTTCGTGCTGCTGCGCGTGCCTGCGGGCTGGGTGGTGGCCTACCTGCTGGCCGACGCGGCCATGGGGATCGGCTTCTTCCGCTGGATGTACCTGATCAACGCAGAGGAGCCGTACAGCATCTACCAGTCGCTGGCCGCGCAGGCCGTCGTCATCGGGGTGTGGGGCCGGGCGGCGTTGCTGGTGGGGCTCTTCGTCGCGTTCCTGCGAGCCCCCGAGACACCGCGGGAGCCCGCCGCGGTGGGATCCGGTGCTCCCGCGGTGAACTCCTGA
- a CDS encoding GNAT family N-acetyltransferase — protein sequence MCGFWSFRPARPEDAEWLVELKEQAMRPDLERLGVWDRERVRQRFFDEFVPANSRVVLLDDSAAGMIAVRPEPDAQWVEHFYLHPWARGRGIGGRVLSSVLELHRDHRPFRLLVVRGSAARRLYERHGFVHEHDEGVDQVLTTVEHRRAAS from the coding sequence ATGTGCGGTTTCTGGTCGTTCCGTCCGGCGAGGCCCGAGGACGCCGAGTGGCTGGTCGAGTTGAAGGAGCAGGCCATGCGCCCCGATCTGGAACGTCTGGGGGTGTGGGACCGCGAGCGGGTGCGGCAGCGCTTCTTCGACGAGTTCGTCCCGGCCAACAGCCGCGTGGTGCTGCTGGACGACTCGGCCGCGGGCATGATCGCGGTGCGTCCCGAACCGGACGCGCAGTGGGTCGAGCACTTCTATCTGCACCCGTGGGCGCGGGGACGGGGGATAGGCGGTCGGGTGTTGAGCAGCGTGCTGGAGCTGCACCGCGACCACCGCCCGTTCCGGCTGCTGGTGGTCCGCGGCAGCGCCGCGCGACGGCTCTACGAGAGGCACGGTTTCGTGCACGAGCACGACGAAGGGGTCGATCAGGTGCTGACTACCGTCGAGCACCGGCGAGCCGCCTCGTAG
- a CDS encoding helix-turn-helix transcriptional regulator: protein MKSDRLLAILLILQVERRARATELAGRLEVSPRTIHRDVEALSAAGVPVYTERGRNGGVRLLSGFRTDVSGLTPDEARALFVPATGNVHGALGLSGALGSALRKVLSALPETHRPTAERTSGRVLVDPDRWMSDARPPAELDLLHSAVLSDSGVRIEYRHSGETTTREYAVDPYGLVCKAGVWYLVADHRRSPRLFRADRIARTELTGRAARHRDVSLAEVWEKLRRDVQERPELVRVRARMRTHRLDMAGRIIGSRMSVRPEGEHSTGEWTEIELHCPALGAVRQLLQFGADAEVLEPPEARAEAARGARELAELYADG from the coding sequence GTGAAATCAGATCGACTGCTGGCGATCCTGCTGATCCTGCAGGTCGAGAGGAGAGCGCGCGCCACCGAGCTGGCCGGGCGGCTCGAGGTCTCCCCGCGCACGATCCACCGCGACGTGGAGGCGCTGTCCGCCGCGGGCGTGCCGGTCTACACCGAGCGCGGCCGGAACGGCGGCGTTCGCCTGCTGTCGGGGTTTCGCACCGACGTCAGCGGGCTCACCCCCGACGAGGCACGAGCGCTCTTCGTGCCCGCCACCGGCAACGTCCACGGCGCCCTCGGGTTGAGCGGGGCGCTGGGCTCGGCGCTGCGCAAAGTGCTCAGCGCTCTTCCGGAAACCCACCGGCCCACCGCGGAACGCACCAGCGGGCGCGTGCTCGTCGACCCGGACCGCTGGATGAGCGACGCGCGACCGCCGGCCGAGCTCGACCTGCTGCACTCGGCCGTGCTCTCCGACAGCGGAGTCCGCATCGAGTACCGGCACAGCGGGGAGACCACCACCCGCGAGTACGCGGTGGACCCGTACGGGCTGGTCTGCAAAGCGGGCGTGTGGTACCTGGTCGCCGACCACCGGCGCTCGCCGCGACTGTTCCGGGCCGACCGGATAGCGCGCACCGAGCTCACCGGGCGAGCGGCGCGTCACCGGGACGTGTCACTGGCCGAGGTCTGGGAGAAGTTGCGGCGCGACGTGCAGGAGCGGCCCGAGCTGGTCCGCGTGCGGGCCCGGATGCGCACTCACCGGCTGGACATGGCGGGCAGGATCATCGGATCGCGCATGAGCGTGCGCCCCGAGGGCGAGCACAGCACCGGGGAGTGGACGGAGATCGAGCTGCACTGCCCCGCCCTGGGAGCGGTGCGCCAGCTGCTCCAGTTCGGCGCCGACGCCGAAGTGCTCGAACCGCCCGAGGCCAGGGCCGAGGCGGCCCGGGGCGCCCGCGAGCTCGCCGAGCTGTACGCGGACGGCTGA
- a CDS encoding TIGR03086 family metal-binding protein → MSTMADPRPWLSGATEQLSTLVAEVRPAQLEAPTPCTEFDVRALLDHVVVMTGCYANLGAGETDAAAATPPPRNAGDREWAEVYAAEAARLNEAWADGAALDRKMSLPWGELPGREALLGCLLDTVTHSWDLARALGIEDDRLDEELAEKTLEVAREIMPAERRGRPTPFEPVRPVEPEAPAARRLAAWLGRWP, encoded by the coding sequence ATGAGCACCATGGCGGACCCGCGCCCCTGGTTGAGCGGGGCCACGGAACAGCTGTCCACACTGGTGGCCGAAGTGCGGCCCGCCCAGTTGGAGGCGCCGACGCCCTGCACGGAGTTCGACGTTCGGGCGCTGCTGGATCACGTGGTCGTGATGACCGGGTGCTACGCGAACCTCGGAGCGGGCGAGACCGATGCCGCGGCCGCCACCCCGCCGCCGCGGAACGCGGGTGACCGAGAGTGGGCCGAGGTCTACGCCGCGGAGGCCGCGCGGTTGAACGAGGCCTGGGCCGACGGAGCCGCGCTCGACAGGAAGATGTCGCTGCCCTGGGGAGAGCTGCCTGGGCGGGAAGCGCTGCTCGGATGCCTGCTGGACACAGTGACCCACAGCTGGGACCTCGCCCGGGCGCTGGGGATCGAGGACGACCGGCTGGACGAGGAACTGGCCGAGAAGACCCTGGAGGTGGCGCGGGAGATCATGCCCGCCGAGCGGCGCGGACGGCCGACACCGTTCGAACCGGTGCGGCCCGTCGAGCCGGAAGCACCGGCGGCCCGGAGGTTGGCGGCCTGGTTGGGGCGTTGGCCTTGA
- a CDS encoding glycosyltransferase family 87 protein: MRTVSEPDQPEQPPNERPTADSGSQRRTRAETAENRRPRQSAPVDNDSLGPAQRVAPTWTEPLAAELSKPFGGGLGRHAQIGRQWFWTPLRVILLLAVLLLASGWLLKAPCTQTYETGQGHQSVDWRQHRQYTALCYTDLIPRYEKGDLASDDAFPYKTSWVENRGTPQQQVRYMEYPVLTGLFQWVNAKFTDGWTSLAQYGLLPTSASSVVYFDISAFWLACAWLVTVWALTRLCRFRIWDAALAAISPLVFVHAFTNFDALATALATTGLLAWARRRVGLAGVLLGLGAATKLYPLLLLGPVLVLSLRAGRIREGLRCLIAALGSWLVVNLPIMVLFPRGWWEFFRLNNTRPADPDSLYNALMHYTGWAGFDGPLSHGEVPAVLNAVSFALLLTGCALIAWLGLSAPVRPRLAQLCFLVVAVFLLTNKVWSPQYSLWLVPLAVLAVPRWRLLISWMLVDAAVWAPRMYYFLGTSNKGLPEGWFLGAVLVRDAMVVVICALIVGEILRPGKDKVRRTLTADPHGGFLDGTRDRFVLPAPSLPDRLRIGRASSPVPSRPPRTS; the protein is encoded by the coding sequence ATGCGGACCGTGTCCGAGCCGGATCAACCCGAGCAACCACCGAACGAGCGGCCCACGGCGGACTCCGGGAGCCAGCGGCGAACCAGAGCGGAAACCGCCGAGAACCGGCGGCCGCGGCAATCCGCTCCCGTGGACAACGACTCGCTCGGCCCGGCCCAACGGGTGGCTCCCACCTGGACGGAGCCGCTCGCCGCCGAGCTCAGCAAACCCTTCGGCGGCGGGCTCGGCAGACACGCCCAGATCGGCAGGCAGTGGTTCTGGACACCACTGCGAGTGATCCTGCTGCTCGCGGTGCTGCTGCTCGCCTCGGGTTGGTTGCTCAAGGCTCCCTGCACGCAGACCTACGAGACCGGGCAGGGTCACCAGTCGGTCGACTGGCGCCAGCACCGCCAGTACACCGCGCTGTGCTACACCGACCTCATCCCCCGCTACGAAAAAGGCGACCTGGCCTCCGACGACGCCTTCCCGTACAAGACCTCCTGGGTGGAGAACCGGGGGACACCGCAGCAGCAGGTCCGCTACATGGAGTACCCGGTGCTGACCGGGTTGTTCCAGTGGGTCAACGCCAAGTTCACCGACGGCTGGACGAGCCTGGCGCAGTACGGACTGCTGCCCACCTCGGCGTCCAGTGTGGTCTACTTCGACATCAGCGCGTTCTGGCTGGCCTGCGCCTGGCTGGTCACGGTGTGGGCGCTGACCCGGCTGTGCCGGTTCCGGATCTGGGACGCCGCGCTGGCGGCCATCTCACCGCTGGTGTTCGTGCACGCCTTCACCAACTTCGACGCGCTGGCCACCGCGCTGGCCACCACGGGACTGCTCGCCTGGGCGCGCAGACGCGTGGGGCTGGCGGGAGTGCTGCTCGGCCTCGGCGCGGCCACCAAGCTCTACCCCCTGCTGCTGCTCGGCCCGGTGCTCGTGCTCTCCCTGCGGGCGGGAAGAATCCGCGAAGGGCTGCGCTGCCTGATCGCCGCGCTCGGTTCGTGGCTGGTCGTGAACCTGCCGATCATGGTGCTGTTCCCACGTGGCTGGTGGGAGTTCTTCCGGCTCAACAACACCCGTCCGGCCGATCCGGACTCGCTGTACAACGCGTTGATGCACTACACCGGCTGGGCAGGTTTCGACGGCCCGCTCTCCCACGGCGAGGTTCCCGCGGTGTTGAACGCGGTCAGCTTCGCGCTGCTGCTGACCGGCTGCGCGCTGATCGCCTGGCTGGGGCTGTCCGCACCGGTGCGTCCCAGACTGGCCCAGCTGTGCTTCCTCGTCGTCGCGGTTTTCCTGCTGACCAACAAGGTGTGGAGTCCGCAGTACTCGCTGTGGCTGGTGCCGCTGGCAGTGCTGGCCGTACCGCGCTGGAGGCTGCTGATCAGCTGGATGCTCGTCGACGCCGCCGTCTGGGCCCCTCGGATGTACTACTTCCTGGGGACCTCGAACAAGGGACTGCCCGAGGGCTGGTTCCTCGGGGCGGTACTGGTGCGCGACGCGATGGTCGTGGTGATCTGCGCGCTCATCGTCGGGGAGATCCTGCGCCCGGGCAAGGACAAGGTGCGCCGGACGCTCACGGCCGACCCGCACGGCGGGTTCCTCGACGGCACGCGGGACCGGTTCGTGCTGCCCGCGCCGTCCCTTCCGGACAGGCTCCGAATCGGTCGGGCGAGCTCACCGGTGCCGTCCCGCCCTCCGCGCACGAGCTGA
- a CDS encoding transglycosylase domain-containing protein: protein MTDERDDRSDGRHPRHPAAGDREPEHGQHPGPPPHAGQRRQDGRSEDPQRDPRNDPQRPPEQGGQPPGPPGHPPQPPRGQAPQHPGQQPAPGQQGPPQRPGQERPDGRQLPPEQQHPPQQPPQPPQGPPRGAHPPNPQGPPPPPGPGGPPGAAQGRQQAHPDGEPAWPGEEATPQWPGEQPPGDQVPPRGGPPGQPPRGEDPDATVQQPSVPSGQDPRGPANSAATPPERPGRTGDETLNASAQGPAQGPPPDDAPTRKTPPVVPGGQPPTARTPHTGRPDDPGEQPTEHIASVPSPENEQQDRTRRHPGPSAGAGGVAAALGGAAGAAGAAGAAGAAGAAGGAAGAAGAAGSGSSGNRDSTESTSLLGAESGQPPSASEPTRVGDEDSDSDPGLITHRAAQGGYNYYTDDDPYEDDFDSGYHSAPESYADEREHDEDFDFDDDFDPPEDPDDDMNAARKKHGRRKLWRRLRRTCYVAAALMIVTPAAVFAWCYFTFDITSPQETAANYNTSLVVNYSDGSLLNKFSPAEGENRVLIDSLDEVSPEMRHATMAAEDADFYSNPGFSVSGIARAVYNQLSGGQGGGSTITQQYVKLSTGKDSHSVKRKFTEVVRAFKMTNQYDKNTILKAYLNTAYYGRGAYGISNAADAYFDKKPSELNAAESAVLAGMVQLPKGNDPRVDPQRSQDRWNYVIGQMADEGWLGSKDPQSMSMPKTEPMWAWTTSITPVQLHIKQRVISELEEHGYTQGEMTSQGLRVVTTLDKTAQQAAESTVKQVMQDQPDRLIPALSAVDPETGAVRAYYGGNSVGRDWASYPQPAGSSFKPFVTAAGLKQGYGIGEVYDGSDNQTIWGTEYANAAGVDCEHPKHCGVREATTNSVNTAFVNMAAKFGPEKVAAAAHQAGIPEERTANGETTETLVDHKTGRTNLGIALGSYPVTTTNMANAYGAFADGKRAEPNFVKKVVTSDGELVENFNDNPENAFSTSSSESRNIAANVTQSMLDVAEHSHLTLDGNRPVASKSGTHQLGDTGHNARAWYVGYTPQLSTAVSMNAETKNGPEAVLNKAGSDIYGADLPGDIWQQFMNAYHEGKSVEQLPKPSEKIGQYTTPPMSTSETSESASESSEPPSSSSEPPSSSSNPPSSTSSEPPSSTSEPTETSDCNPYWDTGCEAGEENPGNGNSEDEEGPNAQGRPEENRRDPSYG from the coding sequence GTGACTGACGAGCGTGACGACCGGTCCGACGGCCGCCACCCGAGGCATCCCGCCGCCGGAGACCGGGAGCCGGAACACGGGCAACACCCCGGACCGCCCCCGCACGCGGGGCAGCGCAGACAGGACGGCCGGAGCGAGGACCCCCAGCGCGATCCCCGCAACGATCCACAGCGGCCGCCCGAACAAGGTGGGCAACCGCCGGGTCCGCCGGGGCATCCCCCGCAACCTCCACGTGGACAGGCTCCGCAGCACCCCGGGCAGCAGCCCGCTCCGGGGCAGCAGGGACCTCCGCAGCGCCCCGGTCAGGAGCGTCCGGACGGACGACAGTTACCGCCGGAGCAGCAACACCCCCCGCAGCAGCCTCCGCAACCCCCGCAGGGGCCACCGCGCGGCGCTCACCCCCCCAATCCGCAGGGCCCGCCTCCCCCACCTGGCCCCGGAGGCCCGCCCGGCGCTGCCCAGGGGCGCCAGCAGGCGCACCCGGACGGGGAACCCGCCTGGCCCGGGGAGGAAGCGACACCGCAGTGGCCCGGGGAACAACCCCCCGGCGACCAGGTCCCGCCCCGGGGAGGCCCTCCCGGACAACCACCCCGCGGCGAGGACCCGGACGCGACCGTCCAGCAGCCGTCCGTGCCCTCCGGGCAGGACCCGCGCGGTCCCGCGAACTCCGCGGCAACGCCTCCCGAGCGCCCCGGCCGCACCGGTGACGAGACGCTGAACGCTTCCGCGCAGGGCCCCGCACAGGGACCACCGCCGGACGATGCGCCCACCCGGAAGACCCCGCCGGTGGTTCCCGGTGGGCAGCCGCCGACCGCCCGAACTCCGCACACCGGGCGACCGGACGACCCGGGCGAACAGCCGACCGAGCACATCGCGTCGGTGCCCTCCCCGGAGAACGAGCAGCAGGACAGGACGCGTCGCCACCCCGGCCCCTCCGCGGGCGCGGGAGGTGTCGCCGCGGCTCTGGGCGGAGCCGCGGGAGCCGCCGGTGCTGCTGGTGCTGCTGGTGCCGCTGGTGCTGCCGGTGGAGCCGCGGGCGCGGCGGGAGCAGCCGGTTCCGGGAGCTCCGGGAACCGCGACTCCACCGAATCCACCTCCCTGCTCGGCGCCGAGAGCGGGCAGCCGCCGTCCGCCTCCGAGCCCACCCGGGTGGGGGACGAGGATTCCGACAGCGATCCCGGGTTGATCACCCACCGCGCGGCTCAGGGCGGGTACAACTACTACACGGACGACGATCCGTACGAGGACGACTTCGACAGCGGTTACCACTCCGCCCCCGAGAGCTACGCCGACGAGCGCGAGCACGACGAGGACTTCGACTTCGACGACGACTTCGACCCACCCGAGGACCCGGATGACGACATGAACGCCGCCCGCAAGAAACACGGACGCCGAAAGCTCTGGCGCAGACTCCGCCGCACCTGCTACGTGGCAGCGGCGCTGATGATCGTGACCCCGGCGGCGGTGTTCGCCTGGTGCTACTTCACCTTCGACATCACCTCTCCCCAGGAGACCGCCGCGAACTACAACACCAGCCTGGTGGTCAACTACTCGGACGGAAGTCTGCTGAACAAGTTCTCGCCGGCCGAGGGCGAAAACCGAGTGCTGATCGACAGCCTCGACGAGGTCTCCCCCGAGATGCGCCACGCCACCATGGCCGCCGAGGACGCGGACTTCTACAGCAACCCGGGCTTCTCGGTCAGCGGCATCGCCCGGGCCGTGTACAACCAGCTCTCCGGTGGCCAGGGCGGTGGGTCGACCATCACCCAGCAGTACGTCAAGCTCAGCACCGGCAAGGACAGCCACTCGGTGAAGCGCAAGTTCACCGAGGTCGTGCGGGCGTTCAAGATGACCAACCAGTACGACAAGAACACGATCCTGAAGGCCTACCTCAACACCGCCTACTACGGCCGGGGCGCCTACGGGATCTCCAACGCGGCGGACGCCTACTTCGACAAGAAGCCCAGCGAGCTCAACGCCGCCGAGTCCGCCGTGCTCGCCGGGATGGTGCAGCTCCCGAAGGGCAACGACCCCAGGGTCGATCCGCAGCGGTCCCAGGATCGCTGGAACTACGTCATCGGCCAGATGGCCGACGAGGGCTGGCTCGGCTCCAAGGACCCGCAGAGCATGAGCATGCCCAAGACCGAGCCGATGTGGGCCTGGACCACTTCCATCACGCCCGTCCAGCTGCACATCAAGCAGCGCGTCATCAGCGAGCTGGAGGAGCACGGCTACACCCAGGGTGAGATGACCAGCCAGGGACTGCGCGTGGTGACCACTCTGGACAAGACGGCCCAGCAGGCGGCGGAGAGCACCGTCAAGCAGGTGATGCAGGACCAGCCGGACAGACTCATCCCGGCTCTGTCCGCCGTGGACCCCGAGACGGGGGCCGTGCGGGCCTACTACGGCGGAAACTCGGTCGGCCGGGACTGGGCGAGCTACCCGCAGCCGGCGGGGTCCTCGTTCAAGCCGTTCGTCACGGCGGCGGGCCTGAAGCAGGGCTACGGCATCGGCGAGGTCTACGACGGTTCCGACAACCAGACCATCTGGGGGACCGAGTACGCCAACGCGGCCGGGGTCGATTGCGAGCACCCCAAGCACTGCGGGGTGCGCGAGGCGACCACGAACTCGGTGAACACCGCCTTCGTGAACATGGCCGCCAAGTTCGGGCCCGAGAAGGTCGCCGCGGCCGCGCACCAGGCGGGCATCCCGGAGGAGCGCACCGCGAACGGTGAGACGACCGAGACGCTGGTCGACCACAAGACCGGTCGGACGAACCTCGGCATCGCGCTGGGTTCCTACCCGGTGACCACGACCAACATGGCCAATGCCTACGGGGCCTTCGCCGACGGGAAGCGGGCCGAACCCAACTTCGTCAAGAAGGTCGTCACCAGCGACGGCGAACTCGTCGAGAACTTCAACGACAACCCGGAGAACGCGTTCTCGACGAGCTCGTCCGAGAGCCGCAACATCGCGGCCAACGTGACCCAGAGCATGCTCGACGTGGCCGAGCACTCCCACCTGACCCTGGACGGCAACCGGCCGGTGGCTTCCAAGAGCGGAACGCACCAGCTGGGTGACACCGGACACAATGCGCGAGCCTGGTACGTGGGCTACACCCCGCAGCTGTCCACGGCGGTGTCCATGAACGCCGAGACCAAGAACGGCCCCGAGGCGGTGCTGAACAAGGCCGGAAGCGACATCTACGGGGCCGATCTGCCCGGGGACATCTGGCAGCAGTTCATGAACGCCTATCACGAGGGCAAGTCGGTCGAGCAGCTGCCGAAGCCGAGCGAGAAGATCGGGCAGTACACCACCCCACCGATGTCGACCTCGGAGACCTCGGAGTCGGCGAGCGAGAGCAGCGAACCGCCCTCCTCGAGCAGTGAGCCGCCCTCCTCGAGCAGCAACCCGCCGAGCTCCACGAGCAGCGAGCCGCCGAGCTCCACGTCCGAGCCCACGGAGACCTCCGATTGCAACCCGTACTGGGACACCGGCTGCGAAGCGGGCGAGGAGAATCCGGGCAACGGCAACAGCGAGGACGAAGAGGGACCGAACGCTCAGGGGAGACCGGAGGAGAACCGTCGTGACCCCAGCTACGGTTAG
- a CDS encoding DUF5318 family protein, which translates to MGVRTQRQVVDYALRRRSLLAQLHAGRVGVMEVCDAGPYLLQAAKFHGESSDVVCPVCRKERLTYVSWVFGDQLKHADNSARSNAELARMATMFEEFNVFVVEVCRTCNWNHLVQSYVLGTGGRHGRGGGRRTAAE; encoded by the coding sequence GTGGGCGTGCGGACCCAACGGCAAGTGGTGGATTACGCGTTGCGGCGACGGTCGCTGCTCGCGCAGCTCCATGCTGGCCGCGTCGGGGTGATGGAGGTCTGCGACGCCGGCCCGTACCTGCTACAGGCCGCCAAGTTCCATGGTGAGTCCAGCGACGTGGTCTGTCCGGTATGCCGCAAGGAACGGCTGACCTACGTATCCTGGGTCTTCGGTGACCAGCTCAAGCACGCCGACAACTCGGCGCGGAGCAACGCCGAGCTGGCCCGGATGGCCACCATGTTCGAAGAGTTCAACGTGTTCGTCGTCGAGGTTTGTCGTACATGTAACTGGAACCACCTGGTGCAGTCGTACGTCCTTGGAACCGGGGGCCGGCACGGCCGCGGTGGAGGACGAAGAACTGCCGCCGAGTGA
- a CDS encoding PadR family transcriptional regulator yields MLEFAVLGLLHETPMHGYELRKRLQEIRAFSCGTVYPTLRRMLRAGLIEEEPDEQGAQQGSRRPRRVYRLTGAGRDRFVELAEDCGPRACQDETFDVRLAFFARTPAPIRMRILESRRRRLEQRREGQRAILARADEQCDRYTAQLHRLGLDHSELEVRWLDELIAHERAEQDADPA; encoded by the coding sequence ATGCTCGAGTTCGCGGTGCTCGGTTTGCTGCACGAAACGCCGATGCACGGCTACGAGTTGCGCAAGCGGCTTCAGGAGATCCGCGCGTTCTCCTGTGGGACGGTCTATCCGACGCTGCGGCGGATGCTGCGGGCCGGGCTGATCGAGGAGGAGCCGGACGAGCAGGGCGCACAACAGGGATCGCGACGTCCCCGGCGCGTGTATCGGCTCACCGGGGCGGGGCGGGACCGCTTCGTGGAGCTTGCCGAGGACTGCGGGCCGCGGGCGTGCCAGGACGAGACGTTCGACGTGCGGCTGGCGTTCTTCGCGCGGACCCCCGCGCCGATCCGGATGCGGATCCTGGAGAGCCGTCGCCGGCGTCTGGAGCAACGCCGGGAGGGCCAGCGCGCGATCCTGGCCAGAGCCGACGAGCAGTGCGACCGGTACACGGCGCAGCTGCACCGCCTGGGGCTGGACCACAGCGAGCTCGAGGTTCGCTGGCTCGACGAGCTGATCGCACACGAACGGGCCGAGCAGGACGCGGACCCGGCGTGA